One region of Labeo rohita strain BAU-BD-2019 unplaced genomic scaffold, IGBB_LRoh.1.0 scaffold_1095, whole genome shotgun sequence genomic DNA includes:
- the LOC127157501 gene encoding CMRF35-like molecule 1 yields MKIIWIFTLLMIPGVVSSSSWTGYSRGEASYSCSYVSWYTANEKYFCRGQWSECTDKIRTNIKNKWVHSGRFSLHDDTRAAVFTVKIRDLSEQDSDIYYFGIDMYAIADSYCEVNLNVITDVSSISLTSSPAQIKAPGQSVRLSCQISGYALTDYGTAWFRQTPGKTKEWIGVIWGRGSIDFGNSFRSRFTIWRDTGRNELYLDISSLQTEDTAVYFCARTHHSDSVQCEKLTKTDLQFINTVRNTQYMTCFMFRIIFRHITTY; encoded by the exons ATGAAGATCATCTGGATTTTCACTCTGCTGATGATTCCTG GTGTTGTGAGCTCCAGCAGTTGGACAGGATATTCAAGAGGTGAAGCCTCCTACTCATGCAGCTATGTTAGTTGGTATACAGCAaatgaaaagtatttttgtagagGACAATGGTCAGAGTGCACAGATAAAATCAggacaaatattaaaaacaaatgggTTCATTCTGGAAGATTCTCTCTGCATGACGACACAAGAGCAGCAGTTTTCACTGTGAAAATCAGAGATCTGAGTGAACAGGATTCTGACATCTACTACTTTGGAATTGATATGTATGCAATAGCAGATTCCTACTGTGAAGTGAATCTGAACGTTATAACAG atgtTTCTAGCATCTCACTGACCTCGTCTCCTGCACAGATTAAAGCTCCTGGTCAGTCGGTGAGGTTGTCCTGTCAGATCTCTGGATATGCCCTCACAGATTATGGAACAGCTTGGTTTAGGCAGACTCCTGGAAAAACCAAGGAGTGGATCGGGGTCATATGGGGCAGAGGATCAATAGACTTTGGGAATTCCTTCAGGAGTCGCTTCACTATTTGGAGAGACACGGGCCGAAATGAGCTGTACTTAGACATTAGCAGCCTGCAGACTGAAGACACAGCTGTTTATTTCTGTGCAAGGACACACCACAgtgattcagttcagtgtgaGAAACTGACAAAAACAGACCTGCAGTTCATCAACACAGTTAGAAACACACAATACATGACCTGCTTCATGTTCAGGATCATATTCAGACACATTACCACATACTAA